In a genomic window of Paraburkholderia phenazinium:
- a CDS encoding GNAT family N-acetyltransferase — protein sequence MTQLTLHPVTQDNWIACAKLELPESQRGYVAPNVYSIAESKFEPHYQPRVILLDEEVAGFLMYCQDDTDQQAEAFWLFRMMIAASHQGKGLGYQAVTLALAEMETMGARLAYTMHKPDNEVAGRLYARLGFRRVGVLEDGDIQLQRDF from the coding sequence ATGACCCAACTTACGCTCCACCCCGTCACGCAGGACAACTGGATCGCCTGCGCCAAGCTCGAATTGCCGGAAAGCCAGCGCGGCTATGTCGCCCCTAACGTCTACTCCATTGCGGAATCGAAATTCGAACCGCACTATCAGCCGCGAGTGATTCTGCTGGATGAGGAAGTGGCCGGCTTCCTGATGTATTGCCAGGACGACACCGATCAGCAGGCTGAAGCATTCTGGCTGTTCCGCATGATGATCGCCGCTTCGCATCAAGGCAAAGGCCTTGGCTACCAGGCGGTGACACTCGCATTAGCCGAGATGGAAACGATGGGCGCTCGACTGGCCTATACGATGCATAAGCCGGACAACGAAGTGGCCGGCCGCCTCTATGCCAGGCTCGGTTTTCGTCGCGTGGGTGTGCTCGAGGACGGCGACATTCAGTTGCAACGGGACTTTTA
- a CDS encoding tetratricopeptide repeat protein, with protein MTSASTLAPLTTAPHQVAVSLCGAGKFAEALALLQPILDARESVAEHLLVETLNVAAVAALGLNRWDDAENYWRQSIAVKPDFVDAYNNLGILLKGLNRLLEAEAMFRSVAAIRPDQAQAYNNLGAVLYSLKRLHDAEAAYRQAIAIRSDYAEAHYNLGIVLYDHRRLHEAESAYRQSLAVRPDCAEAHNNLGNVLRELGRLAEAEQTYRQALTVRPQYPEALNNLGSVLKISKRLPEAELACRLAVTIRPNYSDAHNNHGSVLADLERLPEAEAAYRQALALRPDYAEAYYNLGIVLHKLERLAEAEAAYREALRINPGGVEAHNNLGSVLQVQERWQEAAAAYQQALALRPDLVEALYNLGNVLKELNRLPEAEAAYRQAIAIRADYPDATFALATLLISTGEFEEGWRLYESRYKKTDFIYHKTPRLLPCAQWHGDALAGKSLLVWQEDGLGDMLQFGRYLPLLKAQGATHITVACLAPLRRLLAAVEGVDAVVDHQGAVDRASGFDCWTSLLSAPLHLRTTLETIPPVEPVRLAEPVVEQWRARLATLPAGRRIGLVWKGNPQHHNDANRSLPSLTAVAPLWSVPDLQFVSLQKGQGEEEGQSPPAAQPLLHLGSETTDLVDTAAIVAQLDLVICVDTSVAHLAASMGKPCWVMLPSQGLDWRWMHTRSDSPWYPDTLRLFRRAADEDWSSVIERVREACVAAFATSLAAQT; from the coding sequence ATGACTTCGGCATCGACGCTCGCGCCTCTCACCACGGCACCTCATCAGGTGGCGGTTTCGCTGTGCGGGGCCGGGAAGTTTGCCGAAGCCCTGGCCTTGCTTCAGCCCATACTCGATGCACGGGAAAGCGTCGCCGAACACTTGCTGGTCGAGACGCTGAATGTTGCCGCGGTCGCGGCGCTCGGCCTGAACCGCTGGGACGACGCGGAAAATTACTGGCGCCAGTCGATCGCGGTCAAACCCGATTTCGTCGATGCGTACAACAACCTCGGCATCCTGCTCAAAGGTCTAAACCGCCTGCTCGAAGCGGAAGCGATGTTTCGCAGCGTCGCGGCCATCCGGCCCGATCAGGCTCAGGCCTACAACAATCTCGGCGCGGTGCTGTACAGCCTCAAGCGTTTGCATGACGCAGAAGCGGCCTACCGGCAGGCCATTGCCATCCGCTCCGATTACGCGGAGGCTCACTACAACCTGGGCATCGTGCTCTACGATCATCGCCGTCTGCATGAGGCGGAAAGCGCTTACCGGCAATCGCTTGCAGTGCGGCCCGACTGCGCCGAGGCGCATAACAATCTGGGTAATGTGCTCAGAGAACTCGGCCGTCTTGCCGAGGCGGAGCAGACTTACCGCCAGGCGTTGACCGTGCGGCCGCAATATCCCGAGGCCCTCAATAACCTCGGCAGTGTGCTGAAGATTTCAAAGCGCTTGCCCGAAGCGGAACTGGCTTGCCGCCTGGCGGTGACGATTCGCCCGAATTACAGCGACGCGCACAACAACCACGGCAGCGTGCTGGCCGACCTCGAGCGCTTGCCCGAAGCCGAAGCGGCCTACCGGCAGGCACTCGCATTGCGTCCCGACTACGCTGAGGCGTACTACAACCTGGGCATCGTGCTGCACAAACTGGAGCGGCTGGCCGAGGCTGAGGCCGCGTATCGCGAGGCACTGCGCATCAATCCGGGAGGCGTCGAAGCTCACAACAACCTGGGCAGTGTGCTGCAGGTCCAGGAGCGCTGGCAGGAAGCGGCCGCCGCTTATCAGCAGGCGCTCGCGCTACGTCCCGATCTTGTCGAGGCGCTCTATAACCTGGGCAACGTGCTGAAGGAGCTCAACCGTTTGCCCGAGGCCGAGGCGGCTTACCGGCAAGCCATCGCCATCCGCGCGGACTATCCTGACGCGACGTTCGCGCTTGCGACTTTGCTGATCAGTACCGGCGAGTTCGAAGAAGGCTGGCGACTCTACGAATCACGCTACAAGAAGACCGACTTTATCTATCACAAGACGCCAAGGCTGTTGCCCTGTGCGCAGTGGCATGGCGATGCATTGGCGGGCAAGTCGCTGCTGGTCTGGCAAGAGGACGGTCTTGGCGACATGCTGCAGTTCGGCCGTTATCTGCCGTTGCTCAAGGCGCAGGGCGCCACGCATATTACGGTGGCCTGTCTGGCGCCGCTGCGCCGCTTGTTGGCGGCGGTGGAGGGCGTGGATGCGGTCGTCGATCACCAGGGGGCCGTGGACCGCGCTTCGGGCTTCGATTGCTGGACCAGCCTGTTGAGTGCGCCGCTGCATCTGCGCACGACGCTGGAGACGATTCCGCCCGTCGAACCGGTGAGACTTGCGGAGCCTGTCGTCGAACAGTGGCGCGCTCGGCTCGCGACGCTGCCCGCAGGACGCAGGATCGGGCTGGTGTGGAAGGGCAATCCGCAACACCACAACGACGCCAACCGTTCGCTGCCCTCGCTGACTGCGGTGGCGCCGCTGTGGAGCGTGCCGGATCTGCAATTCGTGAGTCTGCAAAAAGGTCAGGGCGAAGAAGAGGGCCAGTCGCCGCCGGCTGCTCAGCCGTTGCTGCATCTCGGCTCGGAGACGACGGACCTGGTCGACACCGCGGCGATCGTCGCGCAGCTCGATCTGGTGATTTGCGTCGATACCTCCGTCGCTCATCTGGCTGCCTCAATGGGCAAGCCTTGCTGGGTCATGCTGCCGAGCCAGGGCCTCGACTGGCGCTGGATGCACACGCGCAGCGACTCGCCGTGGTATCCGGATACGCTGCGGCTGTTCCGACGCGCGGCGGACGAGGACTGGTCGTCGGTGATCGAACGGGTGCGTGAGGCGTGTGTGGCGGCGTTCGCTACGT